One window from the genome of Pelodictyon luteolum DSM 273 encodes:
- the hisH gene encoding imidazole glycerol phosphate synthase subunit HisH → MVFIADYGAGNLRSVQKAFDYLGIPATVSSDPAKMAGCRKVVLPGVGAFGQAIEALDRLGFTDALSEHVDKGGHLFGICLGMQLMLSDSEEMGSHRGLGLIPGSVRHFQSDSDKIPQIGWNSIDLKQESVLFRGIADHSFFYFVHSYYCDPLEASSIASTTWFAGKNFCSAIEKNGIFAVQFHPEKSSEAGLQVLRNFAEC, encoded by the coding sequence ATGGTGTTTATAGCTGATTACGGCGCCGGTAACCTCCGTTCGGTGCAGAAGGCCTTCGATTATCTCGGCATTCCGGCAACCGTCAGCAGCGATCCCGCCAAAATGGCCGGCTGCAGAAAGGTCGTGCTTCCGGGTGTCGGTGCATTTGGTCAGGCCATCGAGGCGCTCGACCGTCTGGGGTTCACTGATGCCCTTTCTGAGCATGTTGACAAAGGCGGCCATCTTTTCGGCATCTGCCTCGGTATGCAGCTCATGCTCTCCGATAGCGAAGAGATGGGTTCGCACCGCGGCCTCGGTCTCATTCCGGGCAGTGTCCGCCATTTCCAGAGCGACTCTGACAAGATTCCCCAGATCGGATGGAACTCCATCGACCTCAAGCAGGAGAGCGTCCTCTTCCGGGGCATTGCGGACCACTCCTTCTTCTATTTCGTACACTCATACTACTGCGATCCTCTGGAGGCCTCGAGCATTGCCTCGACGACCTGGTTCGCGGGAAAAAACTTTTGTTCAGCCATTGAAAAAAATGGTATTTTTGCGGTGCAGTTTCACCCCGAAAAGAGCTCCGAAGCTGGTTTGCAGGTGCTTCGGAATTTCGCGGAGTGCTAG